The Vibrio marisflavi CECT 7928 region AAAAATTAATTCTTGTTTATAGGTGTAAGATGGGCGCTGAGCACCCATTTTTCAAGTTATAAATGGTGTGCTATTTGGTCATCAATCGACTAAAACTGATTAATTTTGACGGCTAATCCAGATAAGACTGGCTTGTCTGCCAGTGACGCCATCACGACGATACGAGAAGAATTTGTCTGAGTGCTGGAACGTACATAATTCGCTGGAATAAATTTGCGTTACTCCAACTGAGTTTAACCTTTGCTTAGCCAATAACTGCATATTAGCCATCCACTTGCCTTGTTTGCTTGTGGCTACAAAACCTTTACTCGCAAGGTTATCGTGGCTGATAAATAGGTCTCGTACATCATCACCTACTTCAAATGCACTTTCACCAATGGCAGGCCCTAACCATGCCAGAAGCTCTCCCTGCATTTTATAGACAGCGTTTTCTAAAATGCCATCAGCTAAGCCTCTCCAACCAGCATGAACCGCTGCAACTTGAGTTCCTTGGATGTTAGTCAATAAGACCGGTAGGCAATCTGCTGTCATGACAGAGCAAACAACATCATCTTGAGTTGTTACCGAGCCATCTGCATCTAAGATAGTATTGATTGATTTGTCTAGCTCGACGATATGAGTGGAGTGAGTTTGATTTAACCAAACTGGAGAAGTTGGTAAGCCAGCAGCACCTACCAACCACTTCCTATTGTTTGCGACGATGCTAGGATCGTCACCAACATGTTGTCCCAAATTTAGCCCCTGGTAGGGAGGATGAGAAAACCCTCCGATACGAGTGGTCGAAAGTGCTTTGACTCTCTTAGGGGCAGGCCAATTGGGAACAACAAAACTCATCAATAATCTTCCGAGTGATTTAATTTGGTGTCTTCACGCAGAGCTTCACTCATGTTTACCATATCGTCAGGCACAGGTGCATGAAACTCTAATAGTTCACCAGTAACAGGATGTTCAAATCTTAACATTGCAGCGTGTAATGCTTGGCGATCAAACTGACGAATTTTCTCTGCAAGCTCTTCCGATGCACCTTTTGGAATTCTCGCACGGCCACCATATGGCGTGTCGCCCAATAGAGGATGTTGCAGATAAGACATATGCACACGGATTTGGTGAGTTCGGCCCGTTTCAAGACGCAAACGAATTCTCGTATGTTCACGAAAGTGCTCTGCAACACGATAGTGCGTCACCGCAGGCTTGCCCATAGGGGTGACAGCCATTAGTGTGCGTTTCGTTGAGTGCCTTCCAATTGGTTGCTCAACTTTTCCACCTGCTGTCATTTTGCCAATAGCAATCGCTTCATATTCACGTGTAATGTTGCGTTTTTGCAGTGCTCGAACCAGCCTTGTCTGAGCTGGAACAGTTTTAGCAACTACCATCAGACCCGTTGTATCTTTATCGAGACGATGGACAATACCTGCTCTTGGTACTTCAGCAATATCAGGGAAGTGATGAAGCAAAGCATTGAGCACTGTACCATCAGGAGTACCAGCTCCGGGGTGGACAACGAAGTCTCTAGGCTTATTGATAACCAAGATATCGTCATCTTCGTAGACAATATCAAGTGGAATATCTTGCGGTTCCCACCTTTCTTCGGCTTCAATTTCGGCAAAAACAGTAATCTCTTCACCACCCATCACTTTAAAACGAGGTTTAGTGACGACTTCACCGTTCACTTGAACTTTTCCCTGTAAAAGCCACTCTTTGATTCGCGAGCGCGAAAAGTCGCTAAATAACTCTGCGACAGCTTGATCTAATCTTTGACCTAACTGGCTGTCTTTTACGGTGTTTGTTAATTCAATCTGCTGGCTCATATAGAACTTTTTTAAAAACTGTGAGACTAATGCTCAACACTGTGGAAAAATAGGCTAATTCATCATTGTATCTGTTACTGGTATGAAAGTAACGAGAGCTAACGAAATATTTAAATTCAAGGAATCGACCCAACACATGAAAAAGCGTTCTCTACTCGGTTTAGTTACACTGTTAACGTTGTTTGGCTGCTCAAGCAGTAAAGAAGTCGTTCCGGACTTGCCACCCGCTCAACTCTACGCTCAAGCTAAGACAGCTTTGCAAGAGGGCTACCTAACGGGTGCGATAACAAAACTTGAGGCGATGGACTCTCGTTATCCATTTGGCCCATATTCTGATCAAGTGCAATTGGACCTTATTTACGCTTATTACCGTAATGATCAGTTACCTTTAGCACTTGCGTCAATTGACCGCTTCATGCGTTTAAACCCGACAAGCCCTAAACTAGACTGGGTGCTTTATATGCGTGGCCTCACTCATATGGCTCAAGATACCAACTTCTTACAAGAAGCATTGGACATTGATAGAAGTGACCGCGATCCAACACCAGCGGCTGAAGCATTTGCAGATTTCAAAAAGCTACTAGATCGTTATCCAACCAGCCCATATGCAGCTGATGCTGAAAAACGTATGTACTCTCTAAAAAACCGTTTAGCAGACTATGACCTTTCTATTGCGAAATTTTATATCAAGCGTAAAGCTTGGATTGCTGCAGTTAACCGCGCCCAAGAGTTACAAAAAAGGTACCCAGATACAGAAGCTGCGAGAGAGTCTTTGCAGGTGGAGCTAGAAGCTTACAAGGTGCTAGGTTTGCAAGGGCCAATTGCTAACACCGAAAAGTTGATTAAGCTGAACCCTGAAAAATAATAAATATCCGTATAAAGCACAAAACCCTCAACAGTTCACTTTGTTGAGGGTTTTGTTGTATTTGAGCTATCAATGAAAACTTGACATAAAGCCTGACAATCAACTGATTAGAAAAATATTTTGGGTTGTAATTACGCCCCCAAAACAAATCAATTTTAGCGTACGACCTCCCCTCAATGTAACCACTCTAGTGAGAATCACAAGCACTTTTTATTAATAGAAAAGCCACTACTTGCGAAAGATCACGTTTAATTATTCTTAAATATCTTTACCAATAAAAAGTGATCTTGATCACACAATATTATCGTTAGATCAGTAATCTGAAGTTAACCCATACGGGTAGCAACAGAGGAAAATTCTATGAAAGTAAGTATCACAGGCAAAAACATCGACATCACCTCTGCAATCCGCACGCATATAGAAAGCAAATTCAAAAAGCTAGAAAAATGGCAAGTAGATATCATTTCATGCCAAGCAGTATTTAGCGAAGAGCCTAATAAGCAAAAGAAATTTGAAGCGGTAATTAAAGTTCCAAAAGGTCAGCTAGTCGCATCCTCAATGCACGAAGATTTATACGCAGCAGTTAATGACGTAGAACACAAACTAGAAAGGCAACTCAATAAACTGCGCCACAAACCCGCTGCTCGCCGAGCAGAAAAATTCGAAGTAGAAGAAACGGAATAATATTCAAAACTCTACTTAGTTAGACAGAATTAGTTGATAGCGCCAATGGCGCTATTTTTTTGCTCCTAACCAAGCATTAACCCTTGACGCTGTTAGCTTGCTTGCTTATTGTGTTCGAGTGTTGAATCACTAACAACGACTTTATGCTACTTTCTCAACTGTTCTTTTTTGACTTATTTTTTCCAAATTAGCTCTGGAGGCTAAGTTGTTCGCGCAAATAAGTTAAAACGAACAGAAAGCCTCCCAACTGGGAGGTTTTTTTATAAGGACACTATCATGACCGACAAACAATATTCGCTCGAAGAAATTCGCTTACGTTTGAATGAACTCGATGACCAAATGCTTTCTTTACTCTCTGAGCGCCGTAAGTTAAGTATTGATGTGGCCAAAAGCAAAGTAGAGACGTCTAAACCGGTCAGAGATGCCGATCGAGAGCAGCAGTTACTAGTCAAATTAATCAATAACGGTAAAGAAAAATACGACCTAGACGCGCAGTACATCACCAAGCTGTTCCATACCATTATTGAAGATTCAGTCTTATTACAGCAATCTTACCTTCAAAATCTTGCTAACCCTCAAACTAGAAAGCCCCTTGCCCGAGTCGCTTTTTTAGGCGCACGAGGTTCCTATTCGCACCTTGCAAGTAGAGAGTATTTCAGTCGTAAAGATTCAGAGCTTATCGAACTCAATTGCGACCAATTCAAAGACATAATTACTACTGTAGAATCTGGTCACGCTGATTATGGTGTATTACCTATTGAAAACACTAGCTCAGGTTCCATCAACGAAGTCTACGACTTACTGCAACATACAACTTTATATATTGTTGGCGAACTTACCCTTCCAATTGAGCACTGCTTAGTTGCAACCAAAGATATCCGTCTAGAGGAGATCAAAACCCTCTATTCTCACCCTCAACCTCATCAGCAATGCAGCGAATTCCTAAATGGATTGAAAGGTGTCAATCTGGAAATCTGTGCTAGTACAGCTGATGCAATGAAAAAAGTGAAAGAGCTGAACCGCACAGACATTGCAGCTATCGGTAACTCTTCTAGTGGTAAGCTTTATGGGTTGCAGTCCATCCAAGGAAATATTGCTAACCAAACAGAAAACCATACTCGATTCATTGTAGTCGCGCGTAAGCCGGTCGAAGTTTCAACTCAAATTCCAGCTAAAACAACACTTATCATGTCTACGGCTCAAGAAGCGGGTTCATTAGTTGAGACACTGCTTGTATTACAAAAGTATGGAATTAACATGACCAAGTTAGAGTCTCGCCCTATTATGGGTAACCCTTGGGAAGAGATGTTTTATGTTGATTTACAGGCTCATCATGGTTCTGAAGAAATGCAGCAAGCCATTGTAGAGCTGACGAAAATCACTAAGTTCTTAAAAGTACTCGGTTGCTATCCGATAGAGAACATTTCCCATACACAAGTTAAATTAGATTAAGAAGTTTCTAGAATGAAAACAGTGATTATTACCTCTTTAAACCCAGCCAAGATTCGCGCTGTTGAAAGTGCCTTTAGGGAGGTTTTTCCGCACCAAGAGTTTAACTTTGAAGGTATCAAAGTCGCTAGCGAAGTAGCCGATCAACCAATGACGAACACTGAAACCAAGCAGGGTGCGTTAAACAGGATCCGCAACGCTAAGAAAATTAGCGGCTCTGCAGATTATTTCGTCGGTATTGAGGCAGGTATAGACAGTGGCGTCACTTTCGCTTGGATGGTGATTGAATCAGCTACTATTCGCGGAGAATCTCGCTCTGCCAGTTTGATGCTACCTCCAGTTGTACTAGAGAAGCTAAAAACTGCGAATGAGTTAGGAGATGTCATGGATGATGTGTTCGGCACTGAGAATATCAAACAGAAAGGTGGGGCAATAAGCCTGTTAACAAACAACCTGCTGACTCGAAGCTCTGTCTATCATCAAGCCTTAATCTTAGCGCTGATTCCCTTTTCCAATGAAGAGCATTTCACAGCAAATTTATAACTGACTCAGCTCCGAGAAGCTAGGCCTGTGCCAGTGAAACTCACTGGCACAAACTTGACTCAAGGCTTCAAAAGTAAATCTGTAATACGTAGTCTATCTTGTTCTGATTTCGCTTTAAGCTCATTTGAGCCTCGAGTAATGGTTGCAATACCAACACCGAGCTCTTGGCTCATCTGCCTCTGAGACATCTCCCCTTTCAGTAACTCAGTAAGTATGTTTGCTCTCGCAATCAAGGCTTCCCTCTCATCAGGGGTGAGCATGGTCGATAACAGCAATTCATGGTCTTTGTTTTTGATAGCGCGATTCAATAAATCAATAAATTGATCCCAATCGCTGTACTCTGGGAGGAACGACATAATCTTTTGGATATATTGATGGTGTGTGAGTTTATTGTAATTCGTTATCATCCCCACGCAACCTAAAGATGTCTAGATTGCATTTCACGGGAATGTATTTAGCTCAAAGTTGGGGCTTTAGTATCTTGCTAACTTTTCTCGCTTGGTCAGGAACTGGCCATCCACCCCCATTAAGTCGCGGTAATAAGTCTCGAACATCAAGATATTCTGAACATAACCACGTGTTTCATTAAATGGAATACTTTCGATAAAGGCATACACATCCAAGTTCTCATTCGAACGTTCTCGCCACTTCTTCACTCTATGCGGGCCTGCATTGTACGCCGCAAAAGCAAAAATACGGTTGTCATCAAACCTTTCAAGTAACCCGTTCAAATAGCTACTGCCAATCTCTATGTTCTTACCAACAGAATATAAATCTCTCGCCCCGTTATAGCGAATGCGATACTTCCTTGCAGTATATTGGGCAGTACGAGGCATTATTTGCATGATTCCCCTAGCACCTACCGGAGAGCGTGCGTTCACGTCCATCGCACTTTCTTGTCGAGCCAATGACATTAAAGTGATCGGGTCTATACCATGTTTCTCCGCATAATGATCAAACCACCATTGGTGAGCGATTGGAAAACGCAGCTGAACGTTATCCCACAATTTAGCTGATATCGACGCTTTCACTGTCAAATGGTGCCAGTTTTTATCTGCCGCATATGCTGCCAACATTTTTTTCTCTTCTATGCTGGCATTTCGAAGTAACCAATTCCATTCGGTTTTAGCTGCCGAAATTTTCGAGCGATCAATCAACTCCTGAATTCGATAAAGAGCTCTCTTGTGAGGCTCGATTACGGTGTGATCTAGATTGAGGAAAGTCGTTGGATATGCTACTGGCACTCCCATAAAGCCTGCGGCTGCAACGCTATAGAAATTCCTTTTTCCAAGAAGTGTTTCTAATCTAGTTTGGCCATGCTCATGCATGCCTAAAGCAATTTCACTGCGGCCTAACCAATACTGCCAACGCAAAGTCTCTCGAGTTTCAGGGGTAAGGTGTGCAATCCAACGCTGTGTACCTCTCCAATCAGCTTGCTGAATAGCAAGTCTAATTCGACGCTCAATCAGCTTGTCTTCATTCGACATATCAATGACATCGTCTCGCCATTTTGCTAAAGGCTCTGATTCTGTATTCATTAAGCGATAAACGATAAACTCTGCCAGTTTCTGCTTGTCTTCTTCTTTAAAAGAGTTATTCACCATAACTTGCGAAAATGCTACTTGAGCTTTCTCGGCATCCTTTCTTGCTAGGCGTTTCAATGCAGATGAAACCTGCATCAAGTAAATATCACTATCTTCAGCATTTTCTCTCGCAAACCTAACCACCATTTCAGGTTTACTATAAAGATCCGTAATTTCTGCGGCCTTTTTTTGTGCCTCTGCTGTTTTTAATTGCCGCTTAAGGTATTTCATCAAGCCATTATTTCTTTCATCAAATGCTAGTAGCATACGACGTAGGATAATGTCATCAGTTTTTAAGCCTGCTTTGTCCCAGACTTTGATTAAGTAATCACAATGCTTTGAAATGCTGTCACCTGAAAGCCATAGCTTATCCATTCCTTCGAAAGCCTGTTCTTTCTGTCCAACTTTGTATAATGCCGTGTAATAGTGACATTTATAGGCTTCACCTGAGGGCTCAGAATATTGAAATTCGAGTAACTGCTTCCATTTCCTTTGAAGTGCTAACGTTTCTATATATGGAGCACGAATACTAGAAGAGAAAGGATATGAATAGTTGTATTGAATGAATTCATTGACTTGGTCAGGGCTTTTCGCACTTAGGTCAATCAGAAATGCTCGGTAGTCTGTGTAAGGTGTTAGTGGGTAGTCTGAAATTTTTTTCCGTATTGACTGATATTGGGAAACTTGCCTTCTATCTAACAATTTCTGTGCTCTATCATAGAGCGCTCGTTGCTCTTGGATATTAGACACAGGACTTGCTAAGCTATTCCCTACAAAAAGAAAAGCACATACACTTGAACAGCTTACGAGCTGATATAGTTTATTAAAGCTCTTACCTACCATATTCCTCACTTCCATGTCGTGCGGATTTTAAATGTTAACACCCTGTTAATGTTAGGTCAAAAATAAGCCAATAAGTTCAATTTAACAGAGGATTCACAATAAATAGGACCTCTGCAAGAATCGTGCAACTCGTTGCTTTTCGTTTAGTGCCAGCTTGATACACAGATCGATAAAAGCTCACCACTCGTGTAACAAAAGTATCTAGATTGGTATAAAATGAGGCCTTATGTATTTTCAATTAGGATCTATCGGCAATGGCTGAATATGTTTATACCATGTCGCGGGTGAGTAAAATCGTCCCACCCAAACGTCAAATTCTCAAAGATATCTCACTTAGCTTTTTCCCAGGAGCAAAAATAGGCGTATTGGGCTTAAATGGTGCGGGTAAATCTACCCTACTAAGAATCATGGCTGGTATCGATACAGATATCGATGGTGAAGCTCGTCCTCAGCCTGGATTAAACGTCGGTTATTTGCCTCAGGAGCCACAATTAGACGAATCGAAAACTGTTCGTGAAGTGGTTGAAGAAGCCGTTGCAGATGTTGCTGACGCACTTAAAAGGCTCGATGCTGTTTATGCTGCGTATGCTGAAGAAGGCGCTGACTTCGACGCTCTTGCAAAAGAGCAAGGTGAGCTTGAAGCGCTGATTCAAGCAAAAGATGGTCACAACCTTGAAAATGCTCTAGAGCGTGCCGCTGACGCGCTTCGCCTACCAGAATGGGATTCAAAAATAGAACACCTTTCTGGTGGTGAAAGACGCCGTGTTGCTATCTGCCGCCTGCTACTTGAAAAACCAGACATGCTGCTACTAGACGAACCAACTAACCACCTTGATGCGGAGTCTGTTGGATGGTTAGAGCGTTTCTTAGTCGACTACAACGGTACTGTTGTTGCTATTACCCACGACCGTTACTTCCTTGATAACGCAGCGGGCTGGATCTTGGAACTTGACCGTGGTGAAGGTATTCCTTGGGAAGGCAACTACACTTCTTGGCTTGAGCAAAAAGATGCTCGATTGAAACAAGAAGCATCTCAAGAGAAAGCTCGCCAGAAAACCATCGAGAAAGAGCTTGAGTGGGTTCGACAAAATCCTAAAGGCCGCCAAGCGAAGTCTAAAGCACGTATGGCGCGTTTTGAAGAACTTAACAATAGTGATCACCAAAAACGTAATGAAACGAATGAACTATTCATTCCACCTGGTGAGCGTCTAGGTGACAAAGTTGTTGAAGTAAACAATCTAACCAAATCTTTTGGTGACCGTGTACTTATCGATGACTTGTCTTTCAGCGTACCGAAGGGAGCAATTGTCGGTATCATTGGTGCCAACGGTGCGGGTAAATCGACGCTGTTCAAGATGCTAAGTGGCACAGAACAACCAGATTCAGGCACAGTTGAGCTTGGTGATACTGTAAAACTTGCATCTGTCGATCAGTTCCGCGATAGCATGGACGACAGTAAAACTGTTTTCCAAGAGATCTCTGAAGGTGCTGATATCATCAAGATTAACAACTTTGAAATCCCAGCTCGAGCTTATTGCTCGCGTTTCAACTTTAAAGGTGTTGACCAACAGAAAATTATTGGTGAGCTATCCGGGGGCGAACGTAACCGCGTTCACCTAGCGAAGCTTCTTAAAACTGGTGGCAACGTGCTGCTACTCGATGAGCCAACCAACGACTTGGATGTAGAAACTCTACGTGCACTTGAAGAAGCGCTATTAGAGTTCCCAGGATGTGCAATGGTTATCTCGCACGACCGCTGGTTCTTGGACAGAATTGCCACACATATCTTGGATTACCGCGACGAAGGTCAGGTTAACTTCTACGAAGGCAACTATACTGAATACAGTGAGTGGCTAAAACAGACGTTAGGTGCGCAAGCAGCCGAACCACATCGTATTAAATACAAGCGAATTGCGAAGTAGAATACGACTAAAGCCGCATTTATTGCGGCTTTTTAATGGCGATAGACTTGCTCACATAAACGGATTTATAGCGTACCAGTAGTAAAGAACTAAGGAAGATATTTAGTATGGTTGAAAGACGCCGATTTTCACGAATAATCTATCAGGCTCCCGCAACGATTCGCCAAGGAGGAACAGTGGTTGAAGCCAATATCCAAGATCTCTCTTTGCATGGCCTGCTTCTTAGCACTGATGGCAACAATGCGGAACTCAATTGCGATATTCTTGCCGACATAGAATTTACTCTGCCGAGTAGCGATATCGTCATTAGTCTGGTCGCCAACCTAATAGGTATTCAGAAAAACATTATCCACGCCAGTATTGACCATATTGATATCGAAAGTATTGCTCATATCAAGCGTTTGGTTGAGCTAAATGTTGGGAATGACGATCTGCTTCACCGCGAACTTGAACACTTATCCGACCTAGGTGAGCACTTATCTGATATGGGTGAGCAACTTTAGAACTATATAGCTCGTGATTCTCTAACAAGTCACGAGCTATTTTTATTAGGTGAGCAAGCTACTCTCTATGGATAGAATCATTGGCTTGTTTAAGTAAGCTTTGACTCTCATTCATAAACTGTTGAGAGTAATCTCCAAACCAAGTTCTCACTTGTTCAAAGCTTTCGATAAATTCAGGCTTATCATTATGCTCAAGTAGATTAACAGCCTCCCCTAACCTTTCATGAAAACGCTTAATCATCTGCACATTCTCTTGAGAAGAAAAAATGATGTCGCCGTATAAATTCGGATCTTGAGCAAATAGTCTCCCCACCATCGCAAGCTCTAAACGATAAATTGGTGAGCTTAATTTAAGAAGGCTGTTTAGATCTGGGTTTTCTTTACTGAGATGAACGCCATAGGCAAACGTGGTGAAGTGACGTAAAGCTTGGATAAGAGTCATTCCACTGTCATGCTCGTCAGCTTTTATTTCTCTAAGCGTTGCACCCCAAATGGCAAATTGCTCTAGCAGCCATTGATACTTTTCTTCACCTCTGCCATTGCTATAAGCAATGACCTGTTTGGCAAAACTCGCTACATCTGGACCGAACATTGGGTGCAACCCAACAACTGGCCCGTTATGAGTTTCTAACATTGCATGGAGTGGTGAACTCTTAATCGAAGTTAAATCACATAGAATGCAATCTTCTGGTAGCTGCTCTAGCTTTTTAATTACGCCAACGGTTAAGTGAATTGGAACTGTAACCACGACCAAGCCTGCAGTAGATAAAACTTCATCCGCTTTATCCCAGTCTTTACTACCGATAACTTTTACATCGTAACCAGACAAGCTAAACATACGACCAAATAACTTACCTAGTTGACCATGGCCACCAATGATTACAACAGAACGTAGTTCTGGTTTTAAGCACTTAAAACCAGAGTCTTTTTCACTAGCATAGGATTCGCGCATGGTACGGCGCAAAATGTCTTCAATGAGTTGCGGTGGTACGCCCTTCTTTTCAGCTTCAAGCCTTCTTGACGCAAGCATTGCAGCTTCTCTATCGGGAGCATATATCGGTAAGCCGTGTTCACTTTTCACCTCGCCGACTTTCTCGACAAGGGCTAAACGCTGCGAAAGCAAGTCTAAAATCTGCTTGTCAACTTCATCAATTTGATCACGCAATTCACTCAGTTCAACGGCCATTACATATACCTTTCTATTTGTTTAGGCGATTTTCTAAAAACGGAACTAACTCTTTATGTGCATGGCGTAATAATGCCTCAGTTGTTTCCCAATTAATACACGCATCCGTGATTGAAACACCGTATTCGAGCTTATCTAGTGGCAAGTCGGACGATTGGTTTCCTTCATTGATATGACTCTCAATCATTACGCCGATAATAGACTTATTGCCTTCACGGATCTGATGAATCACGTCTTCAGCAACAAGCGGTTGGCGACGGTAGTCTTTGCGCGAGTTAGCATGGCTACAATCAACCATGAGAGATGCCTCCAAACCATGACCTTGCATTTCTTGCTCACACTCTGTCACTGATACTGAATCGTAGTTAGTCTGCTTACCACCACGTAAAATAACATGACCATCCTTATTACCTTGAGTCGTCAACAATGCCACTTGGCCTTCACGATTGATCCCCATAAAACGGTGACTAGAAGATGCAGCCTGCATAGCATTGATAGCAGTAGATAAGCTACCGTCCGTACCATTTTTAAAGCCAATCGGCATCGAAAGACCGCTTGCCATCTCGCGGTGAGTTTGCGATTCAGTCGTTCTTGCTCCGATAGCTGCCCAGCAAAATGTATCAGCCAAGTATTGAGGACTAATTGGGTCCAACGCCTCGGTTGCTAGTGGAATATCCATATCCGCCAATTCAACCAATAACTGACGACCAACGTGTAGACCATGCTCAATATCAAATGAACCGTCTAGGTTTGGATCGTTAATCAGACCTTTCCAGCCAACAGTAGTACGCGGCTTTTCAAAGTAAACTCGCATAACAATATAAAGCTGATCACTCAACTCTTCTGAAAGCTTCTTCAGACGCTTTGCATAGTCCTTAGCCGCTTCAACATCATGGAT contains the following coding sequences:
- a CDS encoding 3-deoxy-7-phosphoheptulonate synthase produces the protein MLRSELSNINISDEQVLITPEELKQKLPLSEESRQFIQKSRQTIADIIHKRDHRLLVVCGPCSIHDVEAAKDYAKRLKKLSEELSDQLYIVMRVYFEKPRTTVGWKGLINDPNLDGSFDIEHGLHVGRQLLVELADMDIPLATEALDPISPQYLADTFCWAAIGARTTESQTHREMASGLSMPIGFKNGTDGSLSTAINAMQAASSSHRFMGINREGQVALLTTQGNKDGHVILRGGKQTNYDSVSVTECEQEMQGHGLEASLMVDCSHANSRKDYRRQPLVAEDVIHQIREGNKSIIGVMIESHINEGNQSSDLPLDKLEYGVSITDACINWETTEALLRHAHKELVPFLENRLNK
- the tyrA gene encoding bifunctional chorismate mutase/prephenate dehydrogenase, coding for MAVELSELRDQIDEVDKQILDLLSQRLALVEKVGEVKSEHGLPIYAPDREAAMLASRRLEAEKKGVPPQLIEDILRRTMRESYASEKDSGFKCLKPELRSVVIIGGHGQLGKLFGRMFSLSGYDVKVIGSKDWDKADEVLSTAGLVVVTVPIHLTVGVIKKLEQLPEDCILCDLTSIKSSPLHAMLETHNGPVVGLHPMFGPDVASFAKQVIAYSNGRGEEKYQWLLEQFAIWGATLREIKADEHDSGMTLIQALRHFTTFAYGVHLSKENPDLNSLLKLSSPIYRLELAMVGRLFAQDPNLYGDIIFSSQENVQMIKRFHERLGEAVNLLEHNDKPEFIESFEQVRTWFGDYSQQFMNESQSLLKQANDSIHRE